The stretch of DNA TACGTACCTAAGAGTTATTTTGGAGAAAGTAAATgatgactcaaacaaaaaatttataaattagtaaatacctttttcttcctctggttctatcacatggatctggagtaagtagactaaaataatataacgttctatgttctcgataacaaatgaacaaccaatatcaataaataaatgagaaaaataagattgtttacttacaatcattgttatgataaaaaatatattttaaagataacttttaaatgaacaatataatttgataagagtaattgagtATACCGGCCTTTTCATTCATTAACATTCTATtatagtgaaaaattatttctttcaacctacacatgaagaacaaaaactaaacattagtacaaatgaatattgttggatatcaatacatagcaccatggtagaaatacgctcaaagattgagtgaaaatatcaattattaagatttagaaataataagtagaaaaagaatgtggggtggtggttataaagagtaagagtgaacctattagtcactaaactttctCATTTAATAGTAATGTGTTTTTCTAGCTCATACCACTTTCTAGCTctagaatttgaaagaaaaacctATCATAATACATAGCACAtaccacttttttttcttcttagtattgaaagaatatattttgtggttatattggtcccttttaattcatttagaAACCAATTAACTtgcaatgaagagagacacacgttttttttttatattaaattcaGCTCTTTAAGGGATTGATCAAAGAGGTTTGGAATATCAAAGTGACTCACTTGCTTGAAATATGatgattcctttttttattagtattagtattgaaagaattccaatagtcatgaatattttgtggttatataaatcttatatattagttggtccattttaatttaataatttttcattttagttagttggtcccttttaagaagttatatagtgctaatttgatatattgataattaaaattaaaatgatttaattaaaggagatgatgaaaaggttttttaatagagattgtaaacttgataatttgatatattgataattaaaattaaatgatttaattaaaggagatgatgaaaaggttttttaatagagattgaaAATTTTTCTtgtagagtgccacatcatcaaaatacttgattgtgagcaactcaacattccttttacttgtaaaagatATGTATTCAATGAAACCGAAATGTTAAAAGAAAATCACCATTTCGTAGGCTAATTGATtaagtgtttataaaataataaaaaatatgagattATAAATCATTATTGACATCGGAgttaaaaataatgtaaaaatattttagctaCTGAAAAGATTACTGAGATGAGTGATGCAATAGGTCAcattgtttaaaatattttgtgacaCTATCAAAATTGTGCAACTTGCACACAATTAGCCACCACGTCTCTAGAATCAAACAATTTAATTACAACTGTATAGGAATTCTATTGGATTGTAGGATCCGTTCTAGAAATACAACTCAAAATATGGTTTTAAAATCACTCTAATATAGAGAATGAAAAGCAGAACAGAATGAAATTCATCACATGAGTAATCATCAGCTGAACACAAATCAGAATGAAATATGGTACAAGCATCACATGAGTAATCATCAGCTGAACACAAATCAGAAtgaaattcatcaacaatttcagAAAGTAGTTCTAATTGAAAAACAGAGTGCTCTTCCAAAGGGTATTTCATAGCATCGAAAATATTAAACTTCGCAACAATGTCACCAAATTCCACGGACATGGTCCCATCATCAACGTCGATTTTTGTCTTTGTCGTCTTCATGAATGGTCTGCCCAAGATGATCGGCGATCTGCTTGACTCTGTTTCTCCAGCCATGTCAAGGATGTAAAAATCTGCAGGGAAAATCAAGTCATTAACTTGAACTAGCACATCTTCCACCACTCCAACAGGGCGAGCATTGCTCCTGTTTGCCAGCTGAATAGTAAGACTTGTATGCTGCAAAGGACCAAGGTCAAGATTGTTAAAAATAGAAGTAGGCATGACATTAATAGAAGCTCCTAAATCTAACATGCAATTTTCGAATTTTCTATCCCCAATGGTACATGGAATAGAAAAGTTCCTGGATCCTTGCATTTCTGTGGCATGGCCTGATTGAGGGCTGAAACATTAGCTTTTTCAGGCACAGGTTCGAGTGCAGCATTAGACTCAATAAGGGCTGAAACATTTCGGCCCAGATTAACTCTCTCATTTCCCTTTACTTTCCTCTTGTTTGTGCACAAATCCTTCAAGAATTTTACATATTTCGGAATCTGCTTGATCACGTCAAGGAGAGGAATGTTGACTGCTACTTTGCTGAATACATCAAGAATCTCTTTGTCTTCCTCAGccttgttctttttatttttctgcaccCTTTGATGAAAAGGGATTGGTGGCACATATGCTTTTTCAGTCTCAGCGGTCACAGAAGGTTCAGCAGGTTCAGGAGCAGATGATGTTGCAACGgccttcttctttttctctggagCTGGAACTGGTTCGGTCACTCTCCCGGATCGCAAAGTAATTGCACTCACATTCCCATTTGGGTTCGGAACTGATTGTGCAGGAAGGTTACCGGAGCCTTGGGCTTGTAGTTGGCCTATTGCATTGGCCATTTGTCCCATCTGCGTTGTCAG from Trifolium pratense cultivar HEN17-A07 linkage group LG5, ARS_RC_1.1, whole genome shotgun sequence encodes:
- the LOC123886011 gene encoding uncharacterized protein LOC123886011; the encoded protein is MSLNSQQFTTRNNSASVNEIQSSSFSIKALETKFDARIDELTTLVKKLAVSKAQPAKVCGICTSSEHPTDTCPILQDETITELRQAYAAAAALYNQNRYNNHDLSTNKYHPSWRNHQNLRYGNQSQAAAPAAPPATSSLEDLVKQLVANSTQHQQRTDASIQNLTTQMGQMANAIGQLQAQGSGNLPAQSVPNPNGNVSAITLRSGRVTEPVPAPEKKKKAVATSSAPEPAEPSVTAETEKAYVPPIPFHQRVQKNKKNKAEEDKEILDVFSKVAVNIPLLDVIKQIPKYVKFLKDLCTNKRKVKGNERVNLGRNVSALIESNAALEPVPEKANVSALNQAMPQKCKDPGTFLFHHTSLTIQLANRSNARPVGVVEDVLVQVNDLIFPADFYILDMAGETESSRSPIILGRPFMKTTKTKIDVDDGTMSVEFGDIVAKFNIFDAMKYPLEEHSVFQLELLSEIVDEFHSDLCSADDYSCDACTIFHSDLCSADDYSCDEFHSVLLFILYIRVILKPYFELYF